ATCGCTAAACATTACTGGTATCGGTAATTTTCGTATCGTCTCATTTTGAGAAGGACTCACCTCTCGCTCCAAAATTACATAACCCAAGTATTCGATTTTTGTGAACACGAATTCGCATTTATCTAATTTTAACTTTAACTTATTCCGTACTGCGAATTTGGAAATGTGAAATAATACACATAAGTGCGCTTCCAACGGTTGAGTTCTGATTAGTATATCATCCATACAAATAACCATGTCGCCAGACAGAATAAACTCTAAAAATATTCTATCCTAATAACTAATCGCTGAAATGTCATGATAGTCCACTTTTTAGGTCTAATGGCACTTTGACAAATTCGTATTGTCCCCAAGGTGTACTAAAAGTTGTAAATTTTATCGATTAATTCGCTACGCGAATATGTGGTGAAAACCGTCTTTAAGGTCCAACGTGCTAACAGATTTTTTCCTTCCAAAACCTATCTATCGTAGTGGAAGATGTTAATTGTTCCAAGTCGTAATCTTTGCACAGCGCACAATGCACAGTAAAATGGTTTCTTATCGTATAATTCTAGTTTCAATTCTATTGTTGTTTCAGGTATCTGCGAATACGGCGAatctatatacagtaaattctctcaaatagCTGTATAGCTATCGACATCCTTTGTGTGCGCGGGCAAAAATCGGGACAGCGACAAACTTAAAAGCTAGCAGCCAGCACATCGGTGTACATTAATGCAAATACACAATAACACTAGAATGAAGACAGTAGtgtcttaacttttttatttctagctTTTTTAACATATTGGTGAGATTCGTCCAATTAAAATTAAACCAAGTACGACATGCTTTACACTAGGGCTCGCAATTAACCAGCACGCAACACGAGGATCGCGAGGGCTACTCCTCCTGATTCCCGCCGCGCGTCTCGCTCCCCGTGGTCTCCACTTTCAGCTCGGAGTATCTCAGGTACGTGAGCCTGTTGCTTTATATGTCTGTGTAGCATTTAGATGATCATCGGGGAGCGAGACGCACGACGGGAATCTATTTTAGagcatatttattcaattacatcgtgattGATTTTATTTTACGCGACTACATATTTCTGACTAGAAATATCTGTctaaactatatcatgtttggtctcattttaattagaaagctatcagcaatatgtttaaaaaaattcagTATTAGCTGCTGCCATTCCAGGAATTCTAGTCAACGGAGTCGCGTCCCGTGCCGCATCATGCGCTTGACTGACTCCGACGAATCTTAGCATAGGCATAGGAATAATGCATATAGGCGTACGAATAGCACAGGAGTAATGTGAGCAGGCCTTTAACGAGggaaatttgggagaatttactgtactctgaTATACTTTGCTAAAAGCTAGCCGATCTTCGTACTGTATTTCccgattaattattaatttatcagCCAAATCCGGCTGACATTCATCCATTTCAATAATAAGAAGTTCTCGTCATCGCTGCTATCATCTGCCGCTCTAGGCAACGTGATTTTAAATACTTTCAACGTACCTCCATGAAAAACGAGAGACAACATGGTGTTATGCTAAACAAACGCCGTTTTTCGTGATGCTATTGGACGTAACCTTCGCGCGTATCTTCCCAGATAAAACTAATTTTGAATAATAGGACTACCCGTATCGATTAGACTCTAAATAAAATTCACATTGcttttgtaaattaaaaatattgta
This window of the Megalopta genalis isolate 19385.01 unplaced genomic scaffold, iyMegGena1_principal scaffold0026, whole genome shotgun sequence genome carries:
- the LOC117225639 gene encoding uncharacterized protein LOC117225639 → MVICMDDILIRTQPLEAHLCVLFHISKFAVRNKLKLKLDKCEFVFTKIEYLGYVILEREVSSASHSSAVVTWCKLDSTMTLVQRIFAVVPSCLLSCASSHWYKGNS